Proteins from one Setaria italica strain Yugu1 chromosome V, Setaria_italica_v2.0, whole genome shotgun sequence genomic window:
- the LOC101779356 gene encoding LOW QUALITY PROTEIN: late embryogenesis abundant protein ECP63 (The sequence of the model RefSeq protein was modified relative to this genomic sequence to represent the inferred CDS: deleted 3 bases in 2 codons) produces the protein MASMQRSREEHARSAAQKAADELAASRREREREQVHEAAPVSPRGGGGGILSSVQESARSVMGAVRSTFSGGGAGHDDSSATADAAAGKAAAAMESAKEYAADKKEGMRRALAGDAVGKKGETDESAWQQGQDVRRRAAEKAKEEEARTHEPSEAEKGRAATENIYGKARGAMGAFGEKMVMPTDVVERKRAEAAGGGGGREAAAPTAGTGGDDESASEEDVMLRVKAADHMSGQALNDVGAMGEEGTGMPRRR, from the exons ATGGCGTCCATGCAGAGGAGCCGCGAGGAGCACGCGCGGTCCGCGGCGCAGAAGGCGgccgacgagctcgccgcgtcgaggcgggagcgggagcgggaacAGGTCCACGAGGCGGCGCCCGTcagcccccgcggcggcggcggcggcatcctgAGCAGCGTGCAGGAGAGCGCGCGGTCCGTCATGGGCGCCGTCCGCAGCaccttctccggcggcggcgccgggcacgATGACAGCAGTGCTaccgccgacgcggcggcgggcaaggcggcggcggcgatggagagcGCCAAGGAGTACGCGGCGGACAAGAAGGAGGGTATGCGGCgggcgctcgccggcgacgccgtggGGAAGAAGGGCGAGACGGACGAGTCGGCGTGGCAGCAGGGGCAGGAcgtgcggcggcgcgcggcggagaaggccaaggaggaggaggcgcgcacGCACGAGCCGTCCGAGGCGGAGAA gggccgggcggcgacggagaacATCTACGGGAAGGCGAGGGGCGCGATGGGCGCGTTCGGGGAGAAGATGGTGATGCCGACGGACGTGGTGGAGCGGAAGCGggccgaggccgccggcggcggcggcggcagggaggcggcggcgccgactgCGGGGACCGGGGGCGACGATGAGTCC GCCTCCGAAGAGGACGTGATGCTGCGGGTGAAGGCGGCGGAC CATATGTCGGGGCAGGCGCTCAACGACGTCGGCGCCATGGGCGAAGAGGGCACCGGCATGCCACGGCGGCGCTAG
- the LOC101779746 gene encoding embryonic protein DC-8 — translation MASMQKSHQERAQSAAQKAAAELHAARRDQVRDEAPASPRAGGGGGILSSVQDSARSVMGAVQDTFSSGDGGRGSGTNTGTTRDSAAGDTMATAGDYAEEGKAKARGVADAAMGKAAETKDAAADRARGAMDAAADRAEGAKEYAADKTKLRGEESEEDVMMRVKAADQMTGQAFNDVGMMGEEGTGMPRRRRSG, via the coding sequence ATGGCGTCGATGCAGAAGAGCCACCAGGAGCGCGCCCAGTCCGCGGCGCAgaaggccgccgccgagctccacGCCGCGAGGCGGGACCAGGTCCGCGACGAGGCGCCCGCCagcccccgcgccggcggcggcggcggcatcctgAGCAGCGTGCAGGACAGCGCGCGCTCCGTCATGGGCGCCGTCCAGGACACCTTCtccagcggcgacggcggccggggcagcGGTACCAATACCGGCACCACCCGCGACAGCGCCGCCGGAGACACGATGGCCACCGCGGGGGACTACGCAGAGGAAGGCAAGGCCAAGGCGAGGGGCGTGGCGGACGCGGCCATGGGTAAGGCCGCCGAGAcgaaggacgcggcggcggacagGGCGAGGGGCGCcatggacgcggcggcggacagGGCCGAGGGCGCCAAGGAGTACGCGGCGGACAAGACGAAGCTGCGCGgcgaggagtcggaggaggaCGTGATGATGCGGGTGAAGGCGGCGGACCAGATGACGGGTCAGGCGTTCAACGACGTCGGCATGATGGGGGAGGAGGGCACCGGCatgccacggcggcggcgctctgggtGA
- the LOC101780149 gene encoding uncharacterized protein LOC101780149, with product MASGVVVRNDDESASLLDDDGSPVLLAGVSTPPPPPKLHGKATRTPRHAVMRLICSPFAAVLRMTTCADTDAISPSVEQPSKKTAAGAVVERREARRRPSLEQLIRMETAPLPLPPPSRPGRRRKPDTTSEVSIRTTAKEKHAQELFSPPKSLVVSVSDDERRAAAVPAVKSDADDRRTNAKRLVVVFESLRACSRAPGIGLGMPTKGLSRKVAGAGCAPGKAELFYCRPIPMGRRCRVQHLEESPYK from the coding sequence ATGGCATCCGGTGTCGTCGTCCGCAACGATGACGAGTCCGCGTCGCTCTTGGACGACGATGGGTCTCCGGTGCTCTTGGCCGGCGTGTCtactccgcctcctcctccgaaGCTTCACGGGAAGGCGACGAGGACGCCGAGGCACGCCGTCATGAGGCTCATATGCTCGCccttcgccgccgtcctccggaTGACGACGTGCGCGGATACTGACGCCATCAGCCCAAGCGTCGAGCAGCCGAGCAAGAagacggcggccggggccgtggtggagcgccgggaggcgaggaggaggccaagCCTCGAGCAGCTCATCAGGATGGAGacagcgccgctgccgctgccgccgccgtcacgtCCGGGCCGCAGGAGGAAACCAGATACGACGTCCGAGGTCTCCATTCGCACCACCGCGAAGGAGAAGCACGCGCAGGAGCTGTTCTCCCCACCTAAAAGCCTGGTGGTCTCCGTCTCCGACGATGAGCGGCGCGCCGCGGCTGTGCCTGCCGTCAAGTCCGACGCCGACGACCGGCGGACAAACGCGAAGAGGCTGGTGGTCGTGTTCGAGTCTCTTCGGGCGTGCTCGAGGGCTCCGGGGATTGGCCTGGGGATGCCGACGAAGGGCCTGAGCAGGAAGGTTGCGGGCGCAGGCTGTGCCCCCGGCAAGGCGGAGCTGTTCTATTGCCGACCCATCCCGATGGGGCGGAGGTGCCGGGTGCAGCACCTCGAGGAATCTCCTTACAAGTGA